From Pseudomonas poae, the proteins below share one genomic window:
- a CDS encoding type I secretion system permease/ATPase, whose translation MAKTTPHVPFFKTLGEYKSILISIGCFTALINLLMLVPSIYMLQVYDRVLSSQNETTLVMLTLMVVGFFAFIGLLEVIRSFIVIRIGSQLERRFNLRVYKAAFERNLQRGQGHAGQSLGDLTHIRQFITGPALFAFFDAPWFPIYLFVIFLFNVWLGVLATAGALLLIGLACLNEYLTKKPLGEASGYSQQSTQLATSHLHNAETIQAMGMLGALRTRWFAVHSQFLGLQNSASDTGSVITSLSKSLRLCLQSLVLGLGALLVIRGDMTAGMMIAGSILMGRVLSPIDQLIAVWKQWSSAKLAYQRLDDLLREFPPEVQQMKLPAPKGQVSFEQVSAGPPGQRMPILHQVSFNLGAGEVLGVLGASGSGKSTLARVLVGVWPTLAGSVRLDGADIHRWDRDDLGPHIGYLPQDIELFSGSIADNIARFREADPEQVVRAAQQAGVHELILRLPQGYDTLLGDNGGGLSGGQKQRVALARALYGGPRLIVLDEPNSNLDTVGEAALASAIVQMKAQGSSVVLVTHRSSALAQADKLLVLSEGHLQAFGPSQEVLRALSGQQEAPKEKPGVSFSRQYQAGRNPGA comes from the coding sequence ATGGCTAAGACCACTCCCCATGTTCCCTTCTTTAAAACGCTTGGCGAATACAAGAGCATCTTGATCAGTATTGGCTGCTTTACAGCATTGATTAACTTGCTGATGCTGGTGCCGTCGATTTACATGCTGCAAGTGTATGACCGCGTGCTGTCCTCCCAGAATGAAACCACTCTGGTGATGTTGACGCTGATGGTCGTGGGGTTCTTTGCGTTTATTGGCCTGCTGGAAGTCATCCGCAGTTTTATCGTGATCCGTATTGGTAGCCAGTTGGAGCGGCGCTTCAACTTGCGCGTGTACAAGGCCGCGTTCGAACGCAACCTGCAGCGCGGCCAAGGGCATGCGGGGCAGTCCTTGGGCGACCTGACCCATATCCGCCAATTCATCACCGGACCGGCACTGTTCGCGTTTTTTGATGCGCCGTGGTTTCCCATCTATCTATTTGTGATTTTCCTGTTCAACGTCTGGCTCGGCGTGTTGGCCACCGCCGGCGCGCTGCTGTTGATCGGCCTGGCGTGCCTGAATGAATACCTGACCAAAAAACCATTGGGCGAAGCCAGCGGTTACTCCCAACAATCGACCCAGTTAGCCACCAGCCATTTGCACAATGCCGAGACTATCCAGGCCATGGGCATGCTGGGCGCGTTGCGCACGCGCTGGTTCGCCGTGCATTCGCAGTTTCTAGGCTTGCAGAACAGCGCCAGCGATACCGGCTCGGTGATCACCTCCCTGAGCAAATCCCTGCGCCTGTGCCTGCAATCGCTGGTGCTGGGGCTGGGCGCACTGCTGGTGATCAGGGGCGATATGACGGCCGGGATGATGATCGCCGGCTCGATCCTGATGGGCCGCGTGCTGAGCCCCATCGATCAGTTGATTGCGGTGTGGAAGCAGTGGAGTTCGGCCAAATTGGCCTACCAGCGGCTGGATGACTTACTGCGCGAGTTTCCACCGGAAGTGCAGCAGATGAAGCTGCCGGCGCCCAAAGGGCAGGTGAGTTTCGAACAGGTCAGTGCCGGCCCGCCCGGGCAGCGCATGCCCATCCTGCATCAGGTCAGCTTCAACCTCGGCGCAGGCGAGGTGCTCGGTGTGCTGGGCGCGTCGGGCTCCGGCAAATCCACCCTGGCGCGTGTGCTGGTGGGGGTGTGGCCGACGCTGGCGGGCAGCGTGCGCCTGGATGGCGCGGACATTCATCGCTGGGACCGCGACGACCTCGGCCCGCATATCGGCTATTTGCCCCAGGACATCGAGCTGTTCAGCGGCAGCATTGCCGACAACATCGCGCGCTTTCGCGAGGCCGACCCTGAGCAAGTGGTGCGCGCCGCGCAACAGGCCGGCGTGCATGAACTGATCCTGCGCCTGCCGCAAGGCTACGACACGCTGCTGGGCGACAACGGCGGCGGCCTGTCCGGCGGCCAGAAACAACGGGTGGCCCTGGCACGTGCGCTGTACGGCGGGCCGCGCCTGATCGTGCTGGATGAACCCAACTCCAACCTCGATACCGTTGGTGAAGCAGCGCTGGCCAGCGCCATCGTGCAGATGAAGGCCCAGGGCAGCAGCGTGGTGTTGGTCACTCACCGTTCTTCGGCGCTGGCCCAGGCCGACAAGCTGCTGGTCCTCAGCGAAGGGCACTTGCAGGCATTCGGGCCGAGCCAGGAGGTGCTGCGCGCGTTGTCCGGCCAGCAGGAGGCGCCCAAGGAAAAGCCCGGGGTGAGTTTCAGTCGTCAGTACCAAGCCGGAAGGAATCCAGGCGCATGA
- a CDS encoding urease accessory protein UreD: protein MNASQELFRPLSGPPKASSQVQARIAFSKAPSGASYISEQQVGYPFHLGRTLKLPDDPKGMAAVYVQSCSGGIFAGQDLQMYLHAGPDTQVHVSTGAATVAHSMLEQSARQTVSLTAERGALLEYLPMATILFPQAKLHSQVRVNLHPGARVMLCDAFCLHTPQDSAGLFDFYRADLEVRCSAGRLLAGDRLALSGQDLLRQLPGVSHTFQTLATFMLVGQGLPVEALKTALRNALPTHPDSYLGVSALPNDCGVSLRIMSLDAVSLRNSLHKAWACVREHLTGVAPRIRRK from the coding sequence ATGAACGCGTCGCAGGAGCTGTTTCGACCGTTGAGTGGCCCACCCAAGGCATCGTCGCAGGTACAGGCCCGGATTGCCTTCAGCAAAGCGCCGTCGGGAGCCAGTTACATCAGCGAGCAGCAGGTAGGCTATCCCTTTCATCTGGGCCGTACGCTCAAGCTGCCGGATGACCCGAAAGGCATGGCCGCCGTGTATGTGCAGTCGTGCTCGGGCGGGATTTTCGCAGGGCAGGATTTACAGATGTACCTGCATGCCGGGCCGGACACTCAAGTCCATGTCAGCACTGGCGCAGCGACGGTAGCGCACAGCATGCTCGAGCAATCGGCACGCCAGACCGTCAGCCTTACCGCCGAACGCGGAGCACTACTGGAGTACCTGCCAATGGCGACGATCCTGTTTCCCCAGGCAAAACTGCACAGTCAGGTAAGGGTGAATCTGCACCCAGGCGCCAGGGTGATGCTGTGCGACGCGTTTTGCCTGCACACTCCTCAAGACAGTGCAGGCCTCTTCGATTTCTACCGCGCCGACCTGGAAGTGCGCTGCTCGGCAGGCCGCTTACTGGCCGGCGATCGCCTGGCGCTGAGCGGGCAAGACCTACTGCGGCAATTACCGGGCGTCAGTCATACCTTCCAGACCCTGGCGACATTTATGCTTGTGGGTCAGGGCTTACCTGTCGAAGCGTTGAAAACAGCCTTGCGTAATGCCCTGCCCACTCACCCCGACAGCTACTTGGGTGTCAGCGCGTTGCCCAACGATTGCGGGGTTTCATTACGCATCATGTCCCTTGATGCCGTATCACTGCGCAACAGCCTTCACAAAGCGTGGGCGTGTGTGCGCGAGCATCTGACCGGCGTGGCACCGCGTATACGTCGCAAATGA
- a CDS encoding TolC family outer membrane protein, with translation MKRLLIALLLTCANAQAAMGPFDVYEQALRNDPVFLGAIKERDAGLENRTIGRAGLLPRLSYNYNKGRNNSQATLPDGRGGNYHDDRSYNSYGSTFSLQQPLFDYEAYANYRKGVAQALFADESFRDKSQALLVRVLSYYTQALFAQDQIDIARAKKKAFEQQFQQNQHLFQQGEGTRTDILEAESRYELATAEEIQALDEQDASLRELGALIGVQSVNIHDLAPLNQDFAAFTLAPASYDTWHELAISNNPTLASQRQALEVARYEVERNRAGHLPKVTAYASSRQQESDSGNTYNQRYDTNTIGIEVSLPLYAGGGISASTRQASRAMEQAEYELEGKTRETLIELRRQFSACLSGVSKLRAYQKALASAEALVVSTKQSILGGERVNLDALNAEQQLYSTRRDLAQARYDYLMAWTKLHYYAGNLRDTDLAKVDEAFVSSARP, from the coding sequence ATGAAACGCTTGCTTATCGCCTTGCTGTTGACCTGCGCCAATGCCCAGGCCGCCATGGGCCCGTTCGATGTGTATGAGCAGGCCCTGCGCAATGATCCGGTATTCCTGGGCGCCATCAAGGAGCGCGACGCAGGCCTGGAAAACCGCACCATCGGCCGCGCCGGCCTGCTGCCCAGGCTGTCCTATAACTACAACAAGGGCCGCAACAACTCCCAGGCCACTCTGCCGGACGGGCGCGGCGGCAATTATCACGACGACCGCAGCTACAACAGCTACGGCTCGACCTTCAGCCTGCAACAGCCGCTGTTCGACTACGAAGCCTACGCCAACTACCGCAAAGGCGTGGCCCAGGCGCTGTTCGCCGATGAAAGCTTTCGCGACAAGAGCCAGGCGCTGCTGGTGCGGGTGCTGAGCTATTACACCCAGGCGCTGTTTGCCCAGGACCAGATCGACATTGCCCGCGCCAAGAAGAAGGCATTCGAGCAGCAGTTTCAGCAAAACCAGCACCTGTTCCAGCAAGGCGAGGGCACGCGCACCGATATTCTCGAAGCCGAGTCGCGCTATGAGCTGGCGACGGCCGAAGAGATCCAGGCGCTGGATGAACAGGATGCTTCGCTGCGTGAACTGGGCGCATTGATTGGCGTACAGAGCGTCAACATCCACGACCTCGCGCCGTTGAACCAGGATTTCGCCGCGTTCACCCTGGCACCGGCCAGCTACGACACTTGGCATGAACTGGCGATCAGCAATAACCCCACGCTCGCGTCCCAACGCCAGGCGCTGGAAGTGGCGCGTTATGAAGTGGAACGCAACCGTGCCGGGCATTTGCCCAAGGTCACCGCCTATGCCAGTTCACGCCAGCAGGAGTCTGACAGCGGCAACACCTACAACCAGCGCTACGACACCAACACCATCGGGATTGAAGTCAGCCTGCCGCTGTATGCCGGTGGCGGCATCTCTGCCTCCACCCGCCAGGCTAGCCGCGCCATGGAGCAGGCCGAGTACGAATTGGAAGGCAAGACCCGCGAAACCCTGATCGAACTGCGTCGGCAGTTCAGCGCCTGCCTGTCGGGGGTGAGCAAATTGCGCGCCTATCAAAAGGCCCTGGCGTCAGCGGAAGCGCTGGTGGTGTCGACCAAACAAAGCATCCTCGGCGGCGAGCGGGTCAACCTTGATGCGTTGAACGCCGAGCAGCAGCTCTACAGCACGCGCCGCGACCTGGCCCAGGCGCGCTACGACTATTTGATGGCCTGGACCAAATTGCATTACTACGCGGGTAATTTGCGCGATACCGACCTGGCCAAGGTCGACGAAGCATTTGTATCGAGCGCCAGACCATAA
- a CDS encoding HlyD family type I secretion periplasmic adaptor subunit: MSSITFEQRDAGFFVRLGWWLTVLCAGGFFLWASLAPLDQGIPVQGTVVVSGKRKAVQTFSPGVVSRILVKEGELVKQGQPLFRLDQTQNQADVQSLQAQYRMAWASVARWQSERDNQSSITFPAELSANPDPALALVLEGQRQLFSSRREAFAREQAGIRANIDGATAQLAGMRRARSDLTAQAQSLRDQLSNLQPLADNGYIPRNRLMEYQRQLSQVQQDLAQNTGESGRVEQGILESRLKLQQHSEEYQKEVRSQLADAQLRSLTLEQQLTSAGFDLQHSEINAPADGIAVNLSVHTEGAVVRAGETLLEIVPQGTRLEVEGHLPVHLVDKVGTHLPVDILFTAFNQSRTPRVPGEVSLISADQMLDEKTGAPYYVLRTTVSDAALEKLHGLVIKPGMPAEMFVRTGERSLLNYLFKPLLDRAGSALTEE, encoded by the coding sequence ATGAGCAGCATCACTTTTGAGCAACGCGACGCGGGTTTTTTCGTGCGTTTGGGCTGGTGGCTGACGGTACTCTGCGCCGGTGGATTTTTCCTGTGGGCCAGCCTGGCGCCCCTGGATCAGGGCATTCCGGTACAAGGCACGGTGGTGGTGTCGGGCAAACGCAAGGCGGTGCAAACCTTCAGCCCCGGCGTGGTCAGCCGGATTCTGGTGAAGGAGGGCGAGCTGGTGAAACAGGGCCAGCCGCTGTTTCGCCTCGACCAGACCCAGAACCAGGCTGATGTGCAGTCGTTGCAGGCCCAGTACCGCATGGCCTGGGCCAGTGTGGCCCGCTGGCAGAGCGAGCGCGATAACCAATCCAGCATCACCTTTCCGGCCGAGCTGAGTGCCAACCCCGACCCAGCCCTGGCGCTGGTGCTGGAAGGCCAGCGCCAACTGTTCAGCAGCCGCCGTGAGGCCTTTGCCCGTGAACAGGCAGGGATTCGCGCCAATATCGACGGCGCCACCGCGCAACTCGCTGGCATGCGCCGTGCCCGCAGCGACTTGACCGCCCAGGCCCAATCCCTGCGCGACCAACTGAGCAACCTGCAACCCTTGGCCGACAACGGCTACATCCCGCGCAACCGGTTGATGGAGTACCAACGCCAGCTGTCCCAGGTGCAACAGGACCTGGCGCAGAACACCGGCGAAAGTGGCCGCGTGGAGCAGGGCATCCTCGAATCGCGGCTGAAATTGCAGCAGCACAGCGAGGAATACCAGAAGGAAGTGCGCAGCCAACTGGCCGACGCGCAACTGCGCAGCCTGACCCTGGAGCAGCAACTCACCTCGGCCGGGTTTGACCTGCAACACAGCGAGATCAACGCCCCGGCGGATGGCATCGCGGTCAATCTCAGCGTGCACACCGAGGGCGCGGTGGTGCGTGCCGGTGAAACCCTGCTGGAAATCGTGCCCCAAGGCACGCGCCTGGAAGTCGAAGGGCATTTGCCGGTGCATCTGGTGGACAAGGTCGGCACGCACTTGCCAGTCGATATCCTCTTCACCGCCTTCAACCAAAGCCGCACACCCCGCGTGCCGGGTGAGGTCAGCCTGATTTCCGCCGACCAGATGCTCGATGAAAAAACCGGCGCGCCGTATTACGTGCTGCGCACCACGGTCAGCGACGCCGCGCTGGAAAAACTCCACGGCCTGGTGATCAAGCCGGGCATGCCCGCCGAGATGTTTGTGCGCACCGGCGAGCGGTCGTTGCTCAACTACCTGTTCAAGCCGCTGCTCGACCGCGCCGGCTCAGCGTTGACCGAGGAATGA
- a CDS encoding outer membrane protein transport protein: protein MKKVMLNTTLSLAVAMAASHVFASGFALNEQDVAGMGIGFAGRSSSADNASTVYGNPAGMARLQGQQVTGGVAFIDGSTDIKDTGGRSSGSNKGDMVPLIGVPFGFYTNRLNDQWAIGFGVYAPFGLKTDYENSFQGRAFGSKSEVSVITFQPTVSYAFNDKVSIGFGPTINRIVGDLESRPSLALLPLPGLAGTGDSKVKIKGDDTALGFNAGILVQATDTTRVGLTYHSKVKYKLEGHTEVTPGTRVPAAYLRAGRYDASLKIDTPESWDASVTQDLSDAWKLYGGATWTRWSRLKEITINNEGVTTANGALAPRIVGQILEPQNWHDTWAYALGTSYRLTKQVVVRTGLTFDQSPTNNTDRSPRIPTGDRTIFSLGLGYAVMDNMTVDLAYSYLKEEPVKIKRANALGSSYNAKYENSSNGFGLGITYKF from the coding sequence ATGAAAAAAGTAATGCTCAACACTACACTTAGCCTTGCCGTAGCTATGGCAGCTTCCCACGTCTTCGCAAGTGGCTTTGCCCTAAACGAACAAGACGTCGCTGGGATGGGGATAGGTTTCGCAGGCCGCTCTTCATCTGCTGATAATGCAAGCACTGTTTATGGTAACCCCGCCGGTATGGCTCGCCTGCAAGGCCAGCAGGTTACGGGCGGTGTTGCATTCATCGACGGGTCTACCGATATCAAGGACACTGGGGGGCGTTCGTCGGGCAGCAACAAAGGTGACATGGTGCCTTTGATCGGAGTCCCGTTCGGCTTCTACACCAACAGACTTAACGACCAGTGGGCTATCGGCTTCGGCGTTTACGCTCCATTCGGCTTGAAGACAGATTACGAAAACAGTTTCCAAGGCCGTGCTTTTGGTAGCAAGAGCGAAGTGTCGGTTATTACCTTCCAACCGACCGTCAGCTACGCCTTCAATGACAAGGTTTCGATCGGTTTTGGTCCGACTATCAATCGGATTGTCGGCGACCTTGAGTCTCGGCCAAGTCTGGCATTGTTACCGCTCCCAGGGCTCGCCGGCACCGGAGACAGCAAGGTTAAAATCAAAGGTGACGACACAGCTCTTGGCTTCAACGCCGGTATCCTGGTGCAAGCCACTGACACAACGCGGGTCGGCCTGACTTACCACTCGAAGGTGAAATACAAGCTCGAAGGCCATACTGAAGTGACGCCTGGAACCCGAGTTCCAGCTGCTTACCTGCGTGCAGGCCGTTACGATGCTTCGTTGAAAATTGACACCCCTGAATCGTGGGATGCCTCGGTCACTCAAGACCTTAGCGATGCCTGGAAACTGTATGGCGGTGCGACTTGGACTCGTTGGAGCCGCCTCAAAGAGATTACAATCAACAACGAAGGTGTGACTACAGCGAACGGCGCACTCGCACCTCGAATCGTCGGTCAGATTTTAGAACCACAGAACTGGCATGATACTTGGGCTTACGCTCTGGGTACCTCGTATCGACTCACTAAACAGGTTGTTGTGCGCACCGGCCTGACCTTCGACCAGTCACCCACCAACAATACTGACCGTTCGCCACGAATTCCTACCGGTGATCGAACCATTTTCAGCTTGGGCTTGGGCTACGCCGTGATGGATAATATGACCGTAGACCTGGCTTACTCTTACCTCAAGGAAGAACCGGTCAAGATCAAAAGGGCTAACGCTTTGGGTTCGTCCTACAACGCCAAGTACGAAAACAGCTCCAACGGTTTCGGCCTGGGCATAACGTATAAGTTCTGA